A genomic region of Lysinibacillus sp. 2017 contains the following coding sequences:
- the yabP gene encoding sporulation protein YabP, whose product MTIHQESTRYTISSGDHLVTVRNRKRMDMTSVKSIERFDQEEFFVNTSQGHLLIRGEDLRIVHLDVDKGLLTLEGEVKQLQYDDSDSGLSKSFLHKLFG is encoded by the coding sequence TTGACAATTCATCAAGAAAGTACACGCTATACCATTTCATCAGGGGATCATTTAGTAACCGTGCGTAATCGTAAGAGAATGGATATGACATCAGTAAAGAGTATTGAACGATTTGATCAAGAAGAATTTTTTGTGAATACCTCACAAGGACATTTACTCATTCGAGGCGAGGATTTGCGCATTGTTCATTTAGATGTGGACAAGGGGCTTCTAACGTTAGAAGGCGAAGTGAAGCAATTGCAATACGATGACAGTGATAGTGGTCTATCGAAAAGTTTCCTCCATAAACTGTTTGGATGA
- the yabQ gene encoding spore cortex biosynthesis protein YabQ: MSSQLVSIFVMFISGIAVGAVIDCTRYTVRQIPIQFLHRLATIIEWIVWAFLGICTFYFLFLIKGGQWRLVDPLAQIAGIIAYEFIFQKLIRFIGRLIVNILIKPFFYIGHLFVRIVRAIIRWIVKAIVLLNRPILKLFKKYLLKTF; this comes from the coding sequence ATGAGTTCGCAGCTTGTAAGCATATTCGTTATGTTTATAAGTGGAATCGCAGTAGGGGCAGTTATTGATTGTACAAGATATACAGTTCGGCAAATCCCAATTCAATTCCTTCACAGATTGGCAACTATCATTGAATGGATTGTTTGGGCTTTTTTGGGAATATGTACATTTTACTTTTTATTTTTAATAAAAGGAGGGCAGTGGCGTCTTGTAGATCCACTCGCCCAAATAGCAGGAATTATTGCGTATGAATTTATCTTTCAAAAATTAATACGTTTCATAGGAAGGTTAATTGTGAATATACTTATTAAACCTTTTTTCTATATAGGTCATTTATTTGTGCGGATCGTGCGGGCAATAATACGATGGATTGTCAAAGCAATTGTCTTACTAAATCGCCCAATTTTGAAACTTTTCAAGAAATATTTGTTAAAAACCTTTTAA
- a CDS encoding septum formation initiator family protein, which yields MVRTKKQEALHTRNVQPLNNDYVRSNPQAKSQYKAKQAVLRRRRMAIFFIFAVIVIAGLIQANKVQNERLTEKVEQKANVSEELEQALENQEMLKLQIAKLEDDEYIAKLARKEFFLSEEGEIIFTMPSSSEEKDEKDSEDEQ from the coding sequence ATGGTGAGAACAAAAAAACAAGAAGCGCTACATACACGTAATGTTCAACCCTTGAACAACGACTATGTCCGCTCAAATCCTCAAGCAAAATCACAATACAAAGCGAAACAAGCCGTTTTACGTCGTAGGAGAATGGCTATTTTCTTTATCTTTGCAGTAATCGTAATTGCTGGACTTATTCAAGCAAACAAAGTACAAAATGAAAGACTTACTGAAAAAGTAGAGCAAAAGGCAAATGTAAGCGAAGAATTAGAGCAAGCATTAGAAAATCAAGAAATGTTGAAATTACAAATTGCAAAATTGGAAGATGATGAGTACATTGCAAAATTGGCGAGAAAAGAATTTTTCCTTTCTGAAGAGGGAGAAATAATCTTTACGATGCCTAGTTCATCTGAAGAGAAAGACGAAAAGGATTCAGAAGATGAACAATAG
- a CDS encoding S1 domain-containing RNA-binding protein encodes MSIEVGSKVQGKVTGITNFGAFVELPDGKTGLVHISEVADNYVKDINEHLKVGDEVEVKVMNVEADGKIGLSIRKAKPQAERPERPQRPRRDNNRSNDRNDRQPKENFEQKMARFLKDSDERLTTLKRATESKRGGRGARRG; translated from the coding sequence ATGTCAATTGAAGTAGGCAGCAAAGTACAAGGTAAGGTAACAGGAATTACAAATTTCGGCGCATTCGTTGAGCTTCCTGATGGTAAAACAGGTTTAGTCCACATTAGTGAAGTGGCGGATAACTATGTAAAAGATATTAACGAACATCTTAAAGTAGGCGACGAAGTCGAAGTTAAAGTGATGAATGTTGAAGCGGACGGGAAGATTGGTCTTTCAATTCGTAAAGCAAAGCCTCAAGCTGAGCGACCAGAGCGTCCACAGCGTCCTCGTCGTGATAACAACCGTTCAAACGATCGTAATGATCGCCAACCAAAGGAAAACTTTGAACAAAAAATGGCACGTTTCTTAAAAGATAGTGACGAGCGTTTAACTACATTAAAACGTGCAACTGAGTCAAAACGCGGTGGCCGTGGAGCTCGCAGAGGGTAA
- a CDS encoding sodium:potassium antiporter codes for MVQNFTYLAFLCGISMLLIVGGVILTNLPVMLQTIMIFTGLVGGVFCFVTLIRVLIKHNTENK; via the coding sequence TTGGTTCAAAATTTTACATACTTAGCATTTCTATGCGGTATTAGCATGCTTTTAATTGTTGGCGGCGTTATTTTAACAAATTTACCTGTTATGCTTCAAACCATTATGATCTTTACTGGTTTAGTTGGTGGCGTATTTTGTTTTGTAACACTTATTCGCGTACTCATCAAACATAACACTGAAAATAAATAA
- a CDS encoding SpoIIE family protein phosphatase, translating into MTTIINEKVALHPHYESLNDGSMKKINALLIGISFFLAFSFAHATFFEVVAPFFLPFWLIVRSKFQQYQTSVLIGGFLGTFFLGFGQVVILLLELVLIEGLLRFKYLRLSAYVAIILTIGLVQMSWQTITYSGFPPLLILFYILIECLFAVMMLFFMQQFFVSISELKNYEWTKEKVVALFVVLAGMLIGMQSLTLSYFSLPLILMHLLICFVAAVSTVGATVVFTLSLGLLTGIANLSFTSMIVLYATTGLIASVMKIAGRFGIAFFSLLPSVFFFFYDATLPLDSVYFVSSVAGILLFLFIPRAWLQTVESYYNKHAFNPIVIQSNEAATEHLKQFQQFVSFMKNLVFDRFTQEVKSVEQRPDFIICSSCFRYEQCFGTKREMESSIEDWRIARRSSKPFEWIRAEDQLKAKCIKSTKLLEELESALQKEQMERQFYHGKKMIALQLRDLSNHLEQLLDERQNEIEHTDMDEYVQQFLKQQQINCFQLQWIKTEIGEREFICSIADEREAHTVIQQVEQLLFEMLHEPMQGVEIHQQDKPFFYRQFRFRSAIRYQLEYDIYKHSQFKQFVSGDAYRVFPLHSGLTAIMLSDGMGTSDLARQESDRLIHMMQECLTHNMDPETAMHTMHYVMSLKNTSDMYATIDFALVDLQLGDLWCWKAGSMTTYVLRGSELFKIESKSAPIGFLSDFTVDTEMISLLSEDIIVMISDGLFEGRENWTQQEQYFLQLIRQAIKRGASTQVALYEVMAQFNERYSIDDDCTVMLFRIQHVATKWSVFRPAYQ; encoded by the coding sequence TTGACGACAATCATCAACGAAAAAGTTGCGTTACACCCACATTATGAAAGTCTGAATGATGGAAGCATGAAAAAAATTAATGCATTACTAATCGGTATTTCTTTTTTTCTAGCATTTAGTTTTGCGCATGCCACTTTTTTTGAAGTGGTTGCACCGTTTTTCCTGCCTTTTTGGCTTATCGTACGTTCTAAATTCCAACAGTACCAGACCTCAGTATTAATTGGAGGCTTTTTAGGTACGTTTTTTTTAGGATTTGGCCAAGTTGTGATTCTACTACTTGAACTTGTCCTTATTGAAGGACTCCTTCGTTTTAAATATTTGCGTCTTTCCGCATATGTAGCTATTATTCTCACCATTGGCCTTGTCCAAATGTCATGGCAAACCATTACGTATAGTGGATTTCCGCCATTATTAATTTTATTTTATATTTTAATTGAATGCTTATTTGCCGTCATGATGCTTTTTTTTATGCAACAGTTTTTTGTGTCAATTTCCGAGCTGAAAAATTATGAATGGACAAAAGAAAAGGTGGTCGCGTTATTCGTTGTTTTAGCAGGTATGCTAATTGGCATGCAAAGTTTGACGTTATCTTATTTTTCTCTGCCTCTTATTTTGATGCATCTCCTGATTTGCTTTGTTGCCGCGGTATCAACGGTTGGCGCAACAGTCGTTTTTACGTTATCACTTGGCCTACTTACAGGTATCGCGAATTTATCATTTACGAGTATGATAGTTTTATATGCAACTACTGGATTAATCGCGAGTGTGATGAAAATAGCTGGACGTTTTGGCATTGCCTTTTTTAGTTTATTGCCAAGTGTATTTTTCTTTTTCTATGATGCGACATTGCCACTTGATAGTGTTTATTTTGTTTCAAGTGTTGCAGGGATTCTCCTTTTTTTATTCATTCCACGAGCATGGCTACAAACGGTTGAAAGTTATTATAACAAGCATGCATTCAATCCAATTGTTATCCAAAGTAACGAAGCAGCAACTGAACATTTGAAGCAATTTCAACAATTCGTTTCATTTATGAAAAATCTTGTGTTTGATCGATTTACGCAAGAAGTAAAGAGTGTTGAACAAAGACCCGACTTCATTATTTGCTCGAGTTGTTTTCGCTACGAGCAATGTTTTGGAACAAAACGTGAGATGGAGAGCTCGATTGAAGATTGGCGAATAGCTCGTAGAAGTTCGAAGCCATTTGAGTGGATTCGAGCAGAGGACCAGCTTAAAGCAAAATGTATTAAATCAACGAAGCTACTAGAAGAGTTGGAGTCTGCTTTACAAAAGGAACAAATGGAGCGCCAATTCTATCACGGAAAGAAGATGATTGCACTTCAATTGCGAGATTTAAGCAATCATTTGGAGCAGCTTTTAGATGAGCGTCAAAATGAAATTGAACATACTGATATGGATGAATATGTACAACAATTTTTAAAGCAGCAACAAATTAATTGCTTTCAGTTGCAATGGATAAAGACAGAAATAGGAGAAAGGGAGTTTATTTGTTCAATTGCCGATGAACGAGAAGCACATACGGTTATTCAACAAGTGGAGCAACTGTTATTTGAAATGCTACATGAGCCGATGCAAGGAGTAGAAATTCATCAGCAGGACAAGCCATTTTTTTATCGTCAATTTAGGTTTCGTTCAGCAATTCGTTATCAATTGGAGTATGATATATATAAGCATTCACAATTTAAGCAATTCGTTTCAGGTGATGCCTATCGTGTTTTTCCACTTCACTCAGGTTTAACAGCAATTATGCTGTCGGACGGGATGGGGACAAGTGATTTAGCAAGGCAAGAAAGTGATCGTTTAATCCATATGATGCAGGAATGTTTGACACATAATATGGATCCTGAAACGGCGATGCACACGATGCACTATGTCATGTCTTTAAAAAATACTTCCGACATGTATGCGACGATTGATTTTGCACTCGTTGATTTACAGTTAGGTGATTTATGGTGTTGGAAAGCGGGAAGTATGACAACGTATGTTTTGCGAGGCAGTGAATTATTTAAAATTGAAAGTAAAAGTGCGCCAATTGGATTTTTATCAGACTTTACAGTTGATACGGAAATGATTTCACTGTTATCAGAGGACATTATTGTGATGATTTCAGATGGGTTATTTGAAGGTCGTGAAAATTGGACACAACAAGAGCAATACTTTTTACAATTGATTCGCCAAGCCATTAAGAGAGGTGCATCCACTCAGGTCGCTTTGTATGAGGTAATGGCACAATTTAACGAGCGTTATTCAATTGATGACGATTGTACAGTCATGCTGTTTCGTATACAGCATGTTGCCACGAAATGGTCTGTATTTCGTCCAGCGTATCAATGA
- the tilS gene encoding tRNA lysidine(34) synthetase TilS produces the protein MQALEHRVLAYIKQHQLIKEGDKILVACSGGVDSMALLSFLFKFKSYFQMELAVVHVDHMLRGEASDGDRRFVEETCDKWEIPVFSCAIPISSFLEDEGGNSQAVCRRERYQYFDEVLRVQKFDKLVTAHHADDQLESVLMAMTKASSLNGLKGILPKRSFGQHLIIRPFLVVTKSEIGEYLHNERQTYREDASNYKDTYTRNRFRHHIVPLLKQENNAVAHHAVQIAQQLADDDAYLMQLAQKRFSEIFEKMAQNCYIVNVSDFQSEPLALQRRLILILLSYLYNDSNTIQSYTLCTTIIMLFETSEGSRALDLPENFIARRQYETIVFEKKHQSTPIEKQQLTLNEWVTVGTMRLFVGQLALCDETFLTKYQPFYFTASTISFPLYVRGSKTGDRIALFGMQQQKKVSRIFIDDKIPLVKRANWPLLVDATDDLLAIIAVRVNNKFSSVKSAVHDFVLIVDRDERF, from the coding sequence ATGCAAGCATTAGAGCATCGCGTATTAGCCTATATAAAGCAGCATCAATTAATTAAAGAAGGGGACAAAATTCTTGTCGCTTGTTCAGGAGGCGTCGATTCGATGGCGCTTCTTTCTTTTTTATTTAAATTTAAAAGTTATTTTCAAATGGAATTAGCGGTTGTCCATGTGGATCATATGCTTCGAGGTGAGGCATCTGATGGGGACCGTCGATTTGTTGAGGAAACTTGTGACAAATGGGAAATTCCAGTGTTTAGTTGTGCCATTCCGATTTCATCGTTTTTAGAAGACGAGGGAGGAAATTCACAAGCCGTTTGCCGTAGAGAGCGTTACCAGTATTTTGACGAAGTGTTGCGTGTGCAAAAATTTGATAAACTTGTAACGGCGCATCATGCAGATGATCAGCTCGAATCGGTGTTAATGGCCATGACAAAGGCAAGTTCACTAAATGGTTTAAAGGGAATTTTACCAAAGCGTTCGTTTGGCCAGCATTTAATTATTCGACCATTTTTAGTGGTTACAAAGAGTGAAATTGGGGAATATTTACATAACGAACGACAAACGTATCGTGAAGATGCAAGTAATTATAAAGATACGTATACGCGCAATCGTTTTCGTCACCATATTGTGCCATTATTAAAGCAAGAAAATAACGCAGTGGCGCATCACGCTGTACAAATAGCACAACAATTAGCGGACGATGATGCGTATTTGATGCAGCTTGCACAAAAGCGTTTTTCTGAGATTTTTGAAAAAATGGCGCAAAATTGTTATATAGTGAATGTTTCTGACTTTCAAAGTGAACCACTTGCTTTACAAAGAAGGCTCATTTTAATACTATTAAGTTATCTTTATAACGATTCGAATACGATTCAAAGCTATACACTTTGTACGACAATTATAATGTTATTTGAAACGTCAGAAGGTAGTCGTGCGCTTGATTTACCTGAAAATTTTATTGCGCGGCGTCAATATGAGACAATCGTATTTGAAAAAAAGCACCAAAGTACTCCAATAGAAAAGCAACAACTTACTTTAAATGAGTGGGTTACAGTTGGAACGATGCGTCTATTTGTCGGGCAATTGGCACTTTGTGATGAAACATTCCTTACAAAGTATCAACCATTTTATTTTACGGCTTCGACTATTTCGTTTCCGCTTTATGTAAGGGGCTCAAAAACTGGAGATCGCATTGCGCTTTTTGGCATGCAACAGCAGAAAAAAGTATCTCGCATTTTCATTGATGACAAGATTCCTTTAGTAAAAAGAGCGAATTGGCCATTATTAGTCGATGCAACAGATGATCTTTTAGCAATAATAGCTGTACGCGTAAATAATAAATTTTCTAGCGTAAAGTCAGCGGTACACGACTTTGTACTTATTGTCGATCGCGATGAACGTTTTTAG
- the hpt gene encoding hypoxanthine phosphoribosyltransferase: MIQNDIEKIMITEEQIQERIKELGAQLTEEYADRFPLAVGVLKGAMPFMTDLMKRFDTYVELDFMDVSSYGNATVSSGEVKILKDLNTSVEGRDVIIIEDIIDSGLTLSYLVDLFKYRKAKSIKIVTLLDKPSGRKVKLDADVIGFQVPDGFVVGYGLDYAEKYRNLPYIGILKREVYSF; encoded by the coding sequence ATGATTCAAAATGATATCGAAAAAATTATGATTACAGAAGAACAAATTCAAGAGCGCATTAAAGAACTAGGCGCACAATTAACAGAAGAATATGCGGACCGTTTCCCACTAGCAGTTGGGGTATTAAAGGGTGCAATGCCGTTTATGACAGATTTAATGAAACGTTTTGATACTTATGTTGAACTAGATTTTATGGATGTATCTTCATATGGAAATGCGACAGTATCTTCTGGTGAAGTGAAAATTTTAAAAGATTTAAACACAAGTGTTGAAGGTCGCGATGTAATTATTATTGAGGATATCATCGATAGCGGGTTAACATTAAGCTACTTAGTAGACTTATTCAAATACCGTAAAGCAAAATCAATTAAAATTGTGACATTATTAGATAAGCCATCGGGTCGCAAAGTGAAATTAGATGCAGATGTTATCGGTTTCCAAGTACCAGACGGTTTCGTAGTAGGTTATGGTTTAGATTACGCAGAAAAATACCGTAACTTACCATACATCGGAATTTTAAAACGTGAAGTGTACTCATTCTAA
- the ftsH gene encoding ATP-dependent zinc metalloprotease FtsH has product MNRIFRYTIFYLLIFLVIIGIFGTFNGGKKTTEDLTFYEFFDALDAKKVESITIQPDKNVYNIVGQLKGAEEDENFTVNILTNDAKSIERITQIDKDYPEVKVLEAAQTSGFVTFLTSIIPFVIIIILFFFLLSQSQGGGNKVMNFGKSKAKLYDDQKKKVRFTDVAGADEEKQELVEVVDFLKDHRKFTDIGARIPKGILLVGPPGTGKTLLARAVAGEAGVPFFSISGSDFVEMFVGVGASRVRDLFENAKKNAPCIIFIDEIDAVGRQRGAGLGGGHDEREQTLNQLLVEMDGFGANEGIIIIAATNRPDILDKALLRPGRFDRQITVGHPDVKGREAILKVHARNKPLANGVDLGAVAQRTPGFSGADLENLLNESALVAARKNKKSINMADIDEASDRVIAGPAKASRVYSAKEKKLVAFHEAGHVVVGLELDEADTVHKVTIVPRGQAGGYAIMLPKEERFFTTKQELLDRIAGLLGGRVSEEIVLGEVSTGAHNDFQKVTSIARAMVTEYGMSKGLGAVQYGSNQGGNPFLGRDFGSDQNYSDTVAYEIDKEVQRIVDEQYARTKRILTENRDLLDLIANTLMTKETLNAQEIEHLRDHGTLPPVEEEPAVEESNESTPSVELAKEEATPTIETAGNASINEEVVNNPVDPTSADLPKEGLTERPQGIDEDRQK; this is encoded by the coding sequence ATGAATCGAATATTTCGATACACCATATTTTATTTACTAATTTTTCTCGTAATTATCGGGATTTTTGGAACATTTAATGGTGGTAAAAAGACAACTGAAGATTTAACGTTCTATGAATTTTTTGATGCATTAGATGCTAAAAAGGTTGAATCAATCACAATTCAACCAGATAAAAATGTTTATAACATTGTAGGTCAATTGAAGGGTGCTGAAGAAGACGAAAACTTCACAGTAAACATCCTTACAAATGATGCAAAATCAATTGAGCGTATTACGCAAATTGATAAGGACTATCCTGAAGTGAAAGTATTAGAAGCGGCACAAACAAGTGGCTTCGTAACTTTCCTTACAAGTATTATTCCATTTGTCATCATTATTATTTTATTCTTCTTCTTATTGAGCCAGTCTCAAGGTGGCGGTAATAAAGTAATGAACTTTGGTAAATCAAAAGCAAAACTTTATGATGACCAAAAGAAAAAAGTTCGCTTCACGGACGTAGCTGGTGCTGATGAAGAGAAGCAAGAGCTAGTCGAAGTTGTAGACTTCCTAAAAGATCACCGTAAATTCACCGATATTGGTGCACGTATTCCTAAAGGGATTCTACTTGTAGGTCCTCCAGGTACAGGTAAAACATTACTTGCACGTGCAGTAGCTGGTGAAGCAGGCGTACCATTCTTCTCGATTTCAGGTTCTGACTTCGTAGAAATGTTCGTCGGTGTCGGCGCAAGTCGTGTACGTGACTTATTCGAAAATGCGAAGAAAAATGCGCCATGTATCATTTTCATCGATGAAATTGATGCAGTAGGTCGTCAACGTGGTGCAGGTCTTGGTGGTGGTCACGATGAACGTGAGCAAACATTAAACCAATTACTAGTTGAAATGGATGGTTTCGGTGCAAACGAAGGTATTATTATCATCGCTGCAACAAACCGCCCAGACATTCTAGATAAAGCGTTATTACGTCCAGGTCGTTTTGACCGTCAAATTACGGTTGGTCACCCAGACGTGAAAGGCCGTGAAGCAATCCTTAAAGTACACGCACGTAACAAGCCATTAGCAAATGGCGTTGATTTAGGTGCGGTTGCCCAACGTACACCAGGATTCTCAGGTGCCGATTTAGAAAACTTATTAAACGAGTCTGCACTTGTTGCTGCTCGTAAAAACAAAAAATCAATTAACATGGCAGATATCGATGAAGCGTCAGACCGTGTAATTGCAGGTCCAGCGAAAGCAAGCCGCGTTTACTCTGCAAAAGAGAAAAAACTGGTGGCGTTCCACGAAGCTGGTCACGTTGTTGTCGGTTTAGAATTAGATGAAGCGGATACTGTTCATAAAGTAACAATCGTCCCACGTGGTCAAGCGGGTGGTTATGCGATTATGTTACCGAAAGAAGAGCGCTTCTTTACAACAAAACAAGAGTTACTTGACCGTATCGCTGGACTCCTTGGCGGACGTGTTTCCGAAGAAATCGTACTTGGTGAAGTTTCAACAGGTGCACATAATGACTTCCAAAAAGTAACGAGTATTGCACGTGCAATGGTAACAGAGTACGGAATGAGCAAAGGTCTTGGTGCGGTTCAATACGGATCAAATCAAGGTGGTAATCCATTCTTAGGTCGTGACTTCGGTTCAGACCAAAATTACTCAGATACAGTTGCTTACGAAATCGACAAAGAAGTACAACGCATTGTTGATGAGCAATATGCACGTACAAAACGTATCTTAACTGAAAATCGCGACCTGTTAGATTTAATTGCCAACACATTAATGACGAAAGAAACATTAAACGCGCAAGAAATCGAACATTTACGCGACCATGGTACACTTCCTCCAGTAGAAGAAGAGCCAGCTGTTGAAGAATCAAACGAATCAACGCCTTCTGTTGAACTTGCAAAAGAAGAAGCAACACCAACTATTGAAACAGCAGGGAACGCTTCAATCAACGAAGAGGTTGTTAACAATCCAGTAGATCCGACAAGTGCGGATTTACCAAAAGAAGGTTTAACAGAGCGCCCTCAAGGCATCGATGAAGACCGTCAAAAGTAA
- a CDS encoding type III pantothenate kinase, with translation MILVMNAGNSNIILGVYKNDKLMYHWRMKTDTRKSEDEYAMQIKALFSYEGLLFEQIKGIIISSVVPPIMFALEAMSQKYFRTQPLIVGPGVKTGLNIKYENPREVGADLIVNAVAAISEYGGKSLIIVDFGTANTYSYINERGDYMGSAIAPGIAISTDALYTRAAKLPRIEIAHTNQVVGKNTIAAMQAGVFFGFIGQVEGIIGRMKAQSKEEPLVIATGEIAKLIAHETQMIDIVDPLLTLKGLAIIYKRNQ, from the coding sequence ATGATTTTAGTGATGAATGCGGGGAACTCGAATATCATTTTAGGTGTATATAAAAATGATAAACTGATGTATCACTGGCGAATGAAAACGGATACGCGAAAATCAGAAGATGAATATGCGATGCAAATCAAAGCCCTTTTTTCGTATGAAGGCCTTTTATTTGAACAAATAAAAGGAATTATTATATCCTCAGTTGTGCCACCGATAATGTTCGCACTTGAAGCAATGAGTCAAAAATATTTTCGAACACAGCCATTAATCGTCGGACCAGGTGTCAAAACAGGATTAAATATTAAATATGAAAATCCTCGTGAAGTTGGAGCTGACTTAATCGTTAATGCAGTAGCTGCTATTTCTGAATACGGAGGAAAATCACTCATTATTGTCGATTTTGGTACGGCAAACACATATAGCTATATTAATGAGCGTGGTGACTATATGGGGAGTGCTATTGCACCGGGTATCGCAATTTCAACCGATGCCTTATATACACGTGCAGCTAAATTACCTCGTATAGAAATTGCCCATACAAATCAGGTTGTTGGCAAGAACACAATAGCAGCGATGCAAGCAGGTGTTTTTTTTGGCTTTATCGGTCAAGTAGAAGGCATCATAGGCCGTATGAAGGCGCAAAGTAAAGAGGAGCCACTAGTCATTGCAACAGGTGAAATTGCCAAATTAATTGCACATGAAACACAAATGATTGATATCGTAGATCCACTTTTAACATTAAAGGGGCTTGCGATTATTTATAAAAGAAATCAGTAG
- the hslO gene encoding Hsp33 family molecular chaperone HslO: MKDYLVRAIAFDGQVRAFATKTTETVGEAQRRHNTWPVVSAALGRSMTASVMMGAMLKGGDKITVKIEGNGPIGPMVIDADASGDVRGFVTNPHVHFDLNDHGKLDVRAGVGTEGTLTVVKDLGLRDMFSGQTPIVSGEIAEDFTYYFASSEQVPSSVGLGVLVNPDNTILAAGGFIIQLMPGCEEETIEEIEKRLSSIEPVSKMIEKGFSPEQILEAVLGEGNVKVLSTLPVQFQCQCSKERFGAAIIGLGVKEIQEMIDEDGGAEAQCHFCLEHYQFSKEELEGFLNEIQS; encoded by the coding sequence ATGAAAGACTACTTAGTAAGAGCAATCGCGTTTGATGGTCAAGTGCGTGCATTTGCCACGAAAACAACAGAAACAGTCGGAGAAGCACAACGTCGTCATAACACATGGCCAGTTGTATCAGCGGCATTAGGTCGTTCGATGACAGCATCTGTTATGATGGGTGCCATGCTTAAAGGCGGCGACAAAATTACCGTTAAAATTGAAGGTAATGGTCCAATCGGTCCAATGGTTATCGATGCAGACGCAAGTGGAGATGTACGCGGATTCGTTACAAACCCACATGTACATTTTGATCTAAATGACCATGGTAAATTGGATGTACGTGCGGGTGTCGGTACAGAAGGAACATTAACAGTCGTTAAAGATTTAGGTTTACGTGATATGTTCTCAGGCCAAACACCAATCGTTTCAGGTGAAATTGCGGAAGACTTTACGTATTATTTTGCATCATCTGAACAAGTACCTTCATCAGTAGGTTTAGGTGTTTTAGTTAACCCAGACAACACAATTTTAGCGGCAGGCGGCTTTATTATTCAATTAATGCCAGGCTGTGAAGAAGAAACAATTGAGGAAATCGAAAAACGTTTATCTTCTATTGAGCCTGTATCGAAAATGATTGAAAAAGGATTTTCGCCAGAGCAAATTTTAGAAGCAGTATTAGGAGAAGGGAATGTCAAAGTACTTTCGACGTTACCTGTTCAGTTCCAATGTCAATGTTCAAAAGAACGATTTGGTGCGGCGATTATCGGCTTAGGTGTAAAAGAAATTCAAGAAATGATTGATGAAGACGGCGGGGCCGAAGCACAATGTCATTTCTGCTTAGAGCATTATCAGTTCAGTAAAGAAGAACTTGAAGGTTTCTTGAATGAAATCCAATCGTAA